Proteins encoded together in one Flavobacteriales bacterium window:
- the ligA gene encoding NAD-dependent DNA ligase LigA: MDRNSAEQRIAELSRELERHNHLYYVVAAPVISDAEFDRMLKELEALESGFPDLASPNSPTQRVGGDITKGFPTVPHRYPMLSLGNTYSREEVEEFVARVEKAIGPTRYSMELKYDGVAISLSYRNGELVRGVTRGDGEKGEDITANVRTIRSIPLRLQGDGWPEEFEARGEVIFTKKRFDMLNAKREREGEELYANPRNTAAGTLKQQDPKEVAKRGLDSFMYSLQGEALPTRSHFDNLMRAQQWGFKTPDPARRFIERANDAAGIMAFIDHWGQHRNELEMIIDGVVVKVDDLDVQEELGLTAKSPRWAMAYKYAPEQAVTKLLGVAFQVGRTGAVTPVAELDPVQLAGTTVKRASLFNADQLDRLDLHQGDMVRVEKAGEIIPQVVGVELAKRVHGAHRVRFPHQCPECGTALIRLDGEAQHYCPNEHGCPPQITRRIEHFVSRRAMDIDGLGAETVQEFHDAGLIRDVADLYELTAERILALGKGWKEKSAERVIAGLEKSKQVPFERVLFALGIRHVGETVAKKIARGATSMERLMAMGKEELLGIGEVGEVIAESIIDFFGVPGNRRIVERLAQHGLRMEQDADDGPASDKLKGLSIVVSGVFRNFSRDGIKEAIERNGGKVSGSISSKTSYVLAGEGMGPAKRAKAEELKVPVIDEDELTRMIEG; this comes from the coding sequence ATGGACCGGAATAGTGCCGAGCAGCGCATCGCCGAATTGAGCCGTGAGCTCGAAAGGCACAACCATCTCTATTACGTGGTGGCGGCACCGGTCATCAGCGACGCCGAGTTCGATCGCATGCTCAAGGAGCTGGAGGCGCTGGAGTCCGGGTTCCCCGACCTCGCATCGCCCAACAGCCCCACCCAGCGCGTGGGCGGCGATATCACCAAGGGCTTTCCCACGGTGCCGCACCGGTACCCGATGCTCTCGCTCGGGAACACCTATTCACGCGAGGAAGTGGAGGAGTTCGTGGCGCGCGTGGAGAAGGCCATCGGCCCCACGCGATACAGCATGGAGCTGAAGTACGATGGCGTGGCCATCAGCCTGAGCTACAGGAATGGCGAGCTCGTGCGGGGGGTCACGCGCGGAGATGGAGAGAAAGGGGAGGACATCACCGCCAATGTGCGCACCATCCGCAGCATCCCCTTGCGATTGCAAGGTGATGGCTGGCCTGAGGAGTTCGAGGCCAGGGGCGAGGTGATCTTCACGAAGAAGCGATTCGACATGCTCAACGCGAAGCGCGAGCGGGAAGGAGAAGAGCTCTACGCGAATCCGCGCAATACAGCTGCCGGCACGCTCAAGCAGCAGGACCCCAAAGAGGTGGCCAAGCGCGGGCTCGATAGCTTCATGTACAGCCTGCAGGGCGAAGCGCTCCCCACCCGCAGCCACTTCGACAACCTGATGCGCGCGCAGCAATGGGGATTCAAGACGCCCGACCCCGCGCGGCGATTCATCGAGCGGGCGAACGATGCGGCGGGCATCATGGCCTTCATCGATCATTGGGGCCAGCACCGCAATGAGCTGGAGATGATCATCGATGGCGTGGTGGTGAAGGTCGACGACCTCGATGTGCAGGAAGAGCTGGGCCTCACCGCCAAGAGCCCGCGCTGGGCCATGGCCTACAAGTACGCCCCGGAGCAGGCCGTCACAAAGCTGCTCGGAGTCGCCTTCCAAGTGGGCCGCACAGGGGCGGTGACACCGGTGGCTGAACTGGATCCCGTGCAGCTCGCGGGCACCACCGTGAAGCGCGCATCGCTCTTCAACGCCGACCAGCTCGATCGCCTCGACCTTCATCAGGGTGACATGGTGCGCGTGGAGAAGGCCGGCGAGATCATCCCGCAAGTGGTGGGCGTGGAGCTGGCGAAGCGCGTGCATGGCGCTCATCGGGTCCGATTCCCGCATCAATGCCCGGAATGCGGCACGGCCCTCATCCGCCTCGACGGCGAAGCGCAGCACTACTGCCCCAATGAGCACGGATGCCCGCCGCAGATCACCCGCCGCATCGAGCACTTCGTATCGCGCCGCGCCATGGACATCGACGGCTTGGGCGCGGAGACGGTGCAGGAGTTCCACGATGCCGGCCTCATCCGCGATGTGGCCGACCTCTATGAGCTGACCGCGGAGCGCATCCTGGCCTTGGGCAAGGGATGGAAGGAGAAGAGCGCGGAGAGGGTGATCGCGGGCCTGGAGAAGAGCAAGCAGGTTCCCTTCGAGCGCGTGCTATTCGCATTGGGCATCCGGCACGTGGGCGAGACCGTTGCGAAGAAGATCGCGCGCGGCGCCACAAGCATGGAACGCCTCATGGCCATGGGCAAGGAAGAGCTGCTAGGCATCGGGGAAGTGGGAGAGGTGATCGCCGAGAGCATCATCGACTTCTTCGGGGTTCCAGGCAATCGGCGCATCGTCGAAAGGCTCGCCCAGCATGGTTTGCGCATGGAGCAGGACGCAGACGATGGCCCGGCCAGCGACAAGCTGAAAGGGCTCTCCATCGTGGTGTCGGGTGTTTTCCGCAACTTCAGCCGCGACGGCATCAAGGAGGCCATCGAGCGCAACGGCGGCAAGGTGTCCGGCTCCATCAGCAGCAAGACCAGCTACGTGCTGGCCGGCGAGGGCATGGGGCCCGCCAAGCGCGCGAAGGCCGAGGAACTGAAGGTGCCGGTGATCGATGAGGACGAACTCACGCGGATGATCGAAGGATGA
- a CDS encoding 4-hydroxy-tetrahydrodipicolinate synthase, which translates to MDERFKGLGVAMVTPFRDNGQIDYAGLEKLIEHQIAGGVDYVVSMGTTGESVTLTKAEKKQLLAETIGFVRNRVPVVLGAGGNNTAEVVEALGAFEMDGVDAILSVSPYYNKPTQEGIYQHYKAIAQVALRPIILYNVPGRTGSNITAETTVRLAKDFANIIAIKEASANLDQMGRILKHKPKDFMLISGDDALTLPIIAMGGAGVISVVGNALPQEFSGLVNAALKGDLAAARQEHLRLIEVIDLLFTEGNPGGIKYVLKELGICGDTMRLPLVNISEATEKKLYRALADAEVVKL; encoded by the coding sequence ATGGACGAAAGATTCAAGGGCCTGGGCGTCGCGATGGTGACGCCCTTCCGCGACAATGGGCAGATCGATTACGCCGGGCTGGAGAAGCTCATTGAGCACCAGATCGCCGGTGGCGTTGACTACGTGGTCTCCATGGGCACCACGGGAGAGAGCGTCACGCTAACCAAGGCCGAGAAGAAGCAGCTGCTCGCGGAGACCATCGGCTTCGTGCGCAACCGCGTGCCCGTCGTGCTGGGCGCGGGCGGCAACAATACCGCCGAGGTCGTGGAGGCGCTGGGAGCCTTCGAGATGGATGGCGTGGATGCCATCCTCAGCGTGAGCCCATACTATAACAAGCCCACGCAGGAGGGCATCTACCAGCACTACAAGGCCATCGCGCAAGTGGCGCTGCGGCCGATCATCCTCTACAACGTGCCCGGCCGCACCGGCAGCAACATCACCGCCGAGACCACCGTCAGGCTCGCCAAGGACTTCGCCAACATCATCGCCATCAAGGAGGCCAGCGCCAACCTCGACCAGATGGGCCGCATCCTTAAGCACAAGCCGAAGGACTTCATGCTGATCAGCGGCGATGATGCGCTCACGCTTCCCATCATCGCCATGGGCGGGGCGGGAGTGATCAGCGTGGTGGGCAATGCGCTGCCGCAGGAATTCAGCGGATTGGTGAACGCCGCGCTCAAGGGCGATCTGGCGGCCGCGCGCCAGGAGCACCTGCGCCTGATCGAGGTCATCGACCTGCTCTTCACCGAAGGGAACCCCGGCGGCATCAAGTACGTGCTCAAGGAGCTCGGCATCTGCGGCGACACCATGCGGCTGCCGCTGGTGAACATCAGCGAGGCCACGGAGAAGAAGCTCTACCGCGCGCTGGCCGATGCGGAGGTGGTGAAGCTGTGA
- a CDS encoding 3'-5' exonuclease produces the protein MENHDGWAVVFARYIRGSMDFLALDFETATTAADSPCELGIAIVRGGVVREVRNWLIKPPQWPYFSPWNVAVHGIRPDDVAEAPRWEEIWEEVHALLLGATVVAHNAAFDMGVLRATLASQGLQHPSFRYFCSVSMARRVWPGHSTYNLKALCDRHGIPLKHHRAGNDAEATAELVLRALRDGDTLDSFVRRARVNLGAFYPGGHRTPGGKVTQAAR, from the coding sequence ATGGAGAATCACGATGGCTGGGCCGTGGTCTTCGCCCGCTACATTCGCGGCTCCATGGACTTCCTCGCCCTCGACTTCGAGACGGCCACCACCGCCGCCGACAGCCCCTGCGAGCTGGGCATCGCGATCGTGCGCGGCGGCGTGGTGCGCGAGGTGCGCAACTGGCTCATCAAGCCGCCGCAGTGGCCGTACTTCAGCCCATGGAACGTGGCCGTGCATGGCATCCGCCCCGACGATGTGGCCGAGGCGCCGCGTTGGGAGGAGATCTGGGAAGAGGTGCATGCGCTGCTGCTCGGCGCGACGGTGGTGGCGCACAATGCGGCCTTCGACATGGGCGTGCTGCGCGCCACCTTGGCCAGTCAAGGCCTGCAGCATCCGAGCTTCCGGTACTTCTGCTCGGTCTCCATGGCGCGGCGTGTCTGGCCCGGGCACTCCACCTACAACCTGAAGGCCCTGTGCGACCGCCATGGCATCCCGCTCAAGCATCACCGCGCGGGCAACGATGCCGAGGCCACGGCCGAGCTGGTGCTGCGCGCGCTGCGCGATGGCGATACCCTCGATTCCTTCGTTCGGCGCGCGCGAGTCAATCTGGGCGCCTTCTATCCCGGCGGTCACCGTACCCCGGGCGGCAAGGTCACCCAGGCTGCGCGTTGA
- the ribD gene encoding bifunctional diaminohydroxyphosphoribosylaminopyrimidine deaminase/5-amino-6-(5-phosphoribosylamino)uracil reductase RibD, whose translation MRRCLQLARLGADSAAPNPMVGAVLVHEGRVLAEGWHKSPGTAHAERACLGSCGSSEVPPDAVMYVNLEPCAHHGRTPPCADLLIARGVKRVVIAHLDPFAEVNGKGVARLIAAGTGVLDGILAEEARWLNRRFITSMVKGRPYIILKWAQSPDGFIDQHPRAERAVQRISSAETDVLVHRWRAEEQAILVGSRTVVNDDPRLDARHVQGRSPLRVVIDRSNRIPEGSRVFDGLHPTLLLTGQERRGVNAEQAIISASEDPLQRVLSELHQRAVRSVLVEGGAELHARFIASGLWDEARVITGSRTIGNGNRAPRLTGQAMRSLDHGPDRIGLFINESQQALPSETWHW comes from the coding sequence ATGCGCCGCTGCCTGCAATTGGCGCGGCTGGGAGCGGACAGCGCCGCGCCCAACCCGATGGTGGGCGCTGTGCTGGTGCATGAAGGCCGGGTGCTCGCTGAAGGATGGCACAAGTCGCCGGGCACGGCTCACGCGGAGCGGGCCTGCCTCGGATCCTGCGGCAGCAGCGAAGTGCCTCCCGATGCGGTGATGTACGTGAACCTCGAGCCTTGCGCGCACCACGGGCGCACGCCGCCCTGCGCCGACCTATTGATCGCACGTGGGGTGAAGCGCGTGGTGATCGCGCATCTCGACCCTTTCGCGGAAGTGAATGGAAAAGGCGTCGCTCGGTTGATCGCCGCAGGCACCGGAGTCCTTGATGGCATCCTGGCGGAAGAAGCGCGCTGGTTGAACCGGCGGTTCATCACCTCCATGGTGAAGGGCAGGCCTTACATCATCCTGAAGTGGGCGCAGAGCCCAGATGGCTTCATCGATCAGCACCCTCGCGCCGAACGTGCCGTGCAGCGCATCTCCTCAGCGGAGACCGATGTGCTCGTGCACCGATGGCGCGCCGAGGAGCAAGCGATCCTGGTGGGCAGCCGCACCGTGGTGAATGATGACCCGCGACTGGATGCCCGTCACGTGCAAGGCCGTTCGCCGCTTCGCGTGGTGATCGATCGGAGCAACCGCATCCCGGAAGGGTCGCGCGTGTTCGACGGCCTGCACCCCACATTGCTGCTGACCGGGCAAGAACGCCGTGGCGTGAATGCGGAGCAGGCCATCATCAGTGCGTCGGAGGACCCGCTTCAACGAGTCCTTTCGGAGCTGCACCAGCGAGCCGTGCGATCAGTGCTGGTGGAAGGCGGTGCCGAGCTGCACGCCCGCTTCATCGCTTCCGGCTTGTGGGATGAAGCGCGCGTGATCACTGGCTCACGGACCATCGGCAACGGGAACCGCGCTCCTCGGCTCACCGGTCAGGCCATGCGCTCACTCGATCACGGACCGGACCGGATCGGCCTTTTCATCAATGAATCGCAGCAAGCGCTGCCTTCCGAAACATGGCACTGGTGA
- the prmC gene encoding peptide chain release factor N(5)-glutamine methyltransferase: MGIRSSSNRVGSVLDQYREQLSPLYEAGEVRAIARAVFHEKLGWDAAQLESRKLESLHESDLLKVYLPLKRLRAGEPLQHILGKVRFHGLEISVTPDVLIPRPETEELVELIAHDGFSPTGIADVGTGSGCIALALKQRFPAARIIGIDVSVAALAVARSNGESLGLDVAWQLDDALSEGFELPGGLDLVVSNPPYIPLEEAGSLLARVRAREPYIALFAPEGDPLAFYRAIGHSAARALRNGGRLWFEAHYRHAALAASALRSIGFSQVDALSDMSGNERFIRCVR; the protein is encoded by the coding sequence ATGGGCATCCGCAGCAGCAGCAATCGCGTGGGTTCCGTGCTCGATCAGTACCGGGAGCAGCTCTCACCGCTTTATGAAGCGGGCGAGGTGAGGGCCATCGCGCGCGCCGTGTTCCACGAGAAGCTCGGTTGGGATGCCGCGCAGCTCGAATCACGCAAGCTCGAATCGCTGCACGAATCGGATCTGCTGAAGGTGTACCTGCCGCTCAAGCGGCTTCGCGCGGGTGAGCCCTTGCAGCACATCCTGGGCAAAGTGCGCTTCCATGGACTCGAGATCAGCGTCACGCCCGATGTGCTCATCCCCCGGCCCGAGACCGAGGAGTTGGTTGAGCTGATCGCGCACGACGGCTTCAGCCCGACCGGCATCGCTGATGTCGGAACGGGCAGCGGCTGCATCGCGCTCGCGCTGAAGCAGCGGTTCCCTGCGGCACGGATCATCGGAATCGACGTGAGCGTGGCCGCCCTTGCCGTGGCCCGCTCGAATGGCGAATCACTCGGCCTCGATGTGGCCTGGCAGTTGGACGATGCCCTCAGCGAAGGCTTCGAGTTGCCGGGCGGCCTTGATCTGGTGGTGAGCAATCCGCCCTACATCCCGCTGGAAGAGGCGGGTTCGCTCCTCGCACGCGTGCGCGCGCGCGAGCCTTATATAGCCCTGTTCGCGCCAGAAGGCGATCCTCTTGCCTTCTACCGGGCCATCGGGCACTCTGCAGCGCGTGCGCTGCGCAACGGCGGCCGACTCTGGTTCGAGGCGCATTACCGGCACGCGGCCTTGGCCGCTTCGGCGCTCCGCTCGATCGGATTCAGCCAAGTGGATGCGCTGAGCGACATGAGCGGCAACGAACGCTTCATCCGATGCGTGCGTTAG
- a CDS encoding acyl-CoA thioesterase, with amino-acid sequence MYTHETRVRVRYAETDQMGQMYYGRYAELFEVGRVEALRSIGFPYRRIEENGLLLPVRDLSIRYHRPVRYDDEVTVRTSITSMPAARIHFRYELRHAGDALLTEGETTLVFVDRSTKRPCAAPLDLVAALRPYFD; translated from the coding sequence ATGTACACCCATGAGACGCGCGTGCGAGTGCGCTATGCCGAGACGGATCAGATGGGGCAGATGTACTATGGCCGTTATGCCGAACTGTTCGAGGTGGGGCGGGTGGAGGCGCTTCGCAGCATCGGCTTCCCATACAGGCGGATCGAGGAGAACGGACTGCTGCTGCCCGTGCGCGACCTGAGCATCAGGTACCATCGTCCGGTGCGTTATGATGACGAGGTCACGGTGCGCACATCGATCACCTCGATGCCCGCCGCGCGCATCCATTTCCGCTACGAGCTCCGCCACGCGGGCGATGCGCTGCTCACCGAAGGCGAGACCACCTTGGTGTTCGTGGACAGAAGCACGAAGAGGCCGTGCGCCGCTCCGCTCGATCTTGTTGCTGCGCTGAGGCCGTACTTCGATTGA
- a CDS encoding serine hydrolase, with the protein MRRTFILVLVAATALLSLSSARPQPVRADENPRHHGQPPFLKQSALWADSVLSTLSLDERIAQLMMVAAYSNKDAKHESEIEAMIHERNIGGLIFFQGGPGRQAKLTNRYQAAAKTPILIGMDLEWGLGMRLDSTMKFPHQMALGAVQDESLITEMGNEIARQMRRLGVHVSFSPVVDVNNNPANPVINDRSFGEDRENVARKGIAYMRGLQEGGVIATAKHFPGHGDADSDSHHTLPLIAHSRTRLDSLELYPFQRLVEEGLSAMMVAHLEVPALDSMKGQPSTLSRPIVNDLLARELGFQGLVFTDALNMKGVANADKPGEIELRALLAGNDVLLFPQDPVKAIARIRKAIDDKELDPLVIDHKCLKLLRAKHWAGLDQETHVKVEGIASDLNTKQAEALRRDLYASSITVLADHKQLLPLRDLNKHRIASVVIGDSLNNAFQQSLARYADVKLLRCDKALKKDSLMALLRSLEGCDQVIVSIHRTSWRVKSDFGIPETAMDIVREIAARKPTVLTLFANPYRLTRAYGAQHLASVVVAYEENDDTQDLAAQAIFGAIGATGKLPVTASSFYQCGDGRSLSPIGRMGYAPPEALGLRSSELADIDRIVQDGIAAKAYPGAQVLVAVDGDVIWNKAYGHPTYDARQSTRTNDLYDLASITKVASTTLALMKLVDEGRVDLDQSVGHYLTEIEGDSPGHARMKLRDILTHQAGLKPFLPFQNKLMKDGRFKPGVASDTASATHGVRLAEGLYIRNAYRDSLLHWVLDAPLEKRGEYVYSDMGYYLLQEMIERITGTTLDRYVQEQFYRPLGATTLTYRPHERFAKARIAPTEDDKIFRQRMVWGDVHDPGAAIKGGVAGHAGLFGSANDLAKVMQMLANGGSYGGRRYLSEAVVSEFTKCQFCAPNGTGNRRGLGWDKPVQNGKGGPTCECVSYASYGHTGFTGTMAWVDPEQHVVYVFLSNRVHPSAATNKLVELGIRTKVQEAVHGAVAARAQAARAAPRATGASTR; encoded by the coding sequence ATGAGACGCACCTTCATCCTTGTCCTTGTCGCCGCCACCGCCTTGCTGAGCCTCAGCAGCGCGCGCCCACAGCCGGTGCGCGCGGATGAGAATCCTCGGCATCACGGCCAGCCGCCTTTCCTGAAGCAATCAGCTCTTTGGGCCGATAGCGTGCTGAGCACCCTGAGCCTCGACGAGCGCATCGCGCAGCTCATGATGGTGGCCGCGTACAGCAACAAGGACGCGAAGCATGAATCGGAAATCGAGGCGATGATCCATGAGCGGAACATCGGCGGGCTCATCTTCTTCCAAGGCGGGCCCGGGCGCCAGGCCAAGCTCACCAACCGCTATCAGGCCGCGGCGAAGACGCCCATCCTCATCGGCATGGACCTCGAATGGGGCTTGGGCATGCGCTTGGACAGCACCATGAAGTTCCCGCACCAGATGGCCTTGGGCGCCGTTCAGGATGAATCGCTGATCACCGAGATGGGCAATGAGATCGCGCGGCAGATGCGCAGGCTCGGCGTGCACGTGAGCTTCAGCCCGGTGGTCGACGTGAACAACAACCCGGCGAACCCAGTCATCAACGACCGCAGCTTCGGCGAGGACCGCGAGAACGTGGCGCGCAAGGGCATCGCCTACATGCGCGGGCTGCAGGAAGGCGGCGTGATCGCCACGGCGAAGCACTTCCCCGGCCACGGCGATGCGGATAGCGACAGCCACCATACCCTGCCGCTGATCGCGCATAGCCGCACGCGCCTCGACTCACTCGAGCTGTACCCCTTCCAGCGACTTGTCGAAGAAGGACTGAGCGCCATGATGGTGGCCCACCTCGAGGTGCCCGCCCTGGACAGCATGAAGGGACAGCCCAGCACCTTGAGCCGCCCCATCGTGAACGACCTTCTGGCGCGGGAACTCGGCTTCCAAGGCCTCGTCTTCACCGACGCGCTCAACATGAAAGGCGTGGCCAACGCCGACAAGCCCGGCGAGATCGAATTGCGCGCCCTGCTCGCAGGCAACGACGTTCTGCTATTCCCCCAGGATCCCGTCAAGGCCATCGCGCGCATCCGCAAGGCCATCGATGACAAGGAGCTCGACCCGCTGGTCATCGACCACAAATGCCTGAAGCTGCTGCGCGCCAAGCATTGGGCGGGGCTTGATCAGGAGACGCACGTGAAAGTCGAGGGGATCGCGAGCGACCTGAACACCAAGCAGGCCGAAGCGCTGCGCCGGGATCTCTACGCCAGCTCAATCACCGTGCTGGCCGACCACAAGCAATTGCTCCCCTTGCGCGACCTCAACAAGCACCGAATCGCGTCCGTGGTGATCGGAGATTCGCTGAACAACGCTTTCCAGCAATCGCTCGCGCGCTATGCCGACGTCAAGCTGCTGCGCTGCGACAAGGCCTTGAAGAAAGACAGCCTGATGGCCCTGCTCCGTTCGCTCGAAGGCTGCGACCAGGTGATCGTGAGCATCCACCGCACCTCGTGGCGCGTGAAGAGCGACTTCGGGATCCCCGAAACCGCCATGGACATCGTGCGCGAGATCGCTGCGCGCAAGCCCACCGTGCTCACGCTGTTCGCCAACCCATACCGCCTCACGCGGGCCTATGGCGCGCAGCATCTGGCCAGCGTCGTGGTGGCGTATGAAGAGAACGACGACACCCAGGACCTGGCCGCGCAGGCCATCTTCGGCGCGATCGGCGCCACAGGCAAGCTGCCCGTCACGGCGAGCTCCTTCTACCAGTGCGGAGATGGCCGATCCCTTTCGCCGATCGGTCGCATGGGCTATGCGCCGCCCGAGGCGCTGGGCCTGCGCTCTTCCGAACTCGCCGACATCGATCGAATCGTGCAGGATGGGATCGCTGCCAAGGCATACCCCGGGGCTCAGGTGCTCGTGGCCGTTGATGGCGATGTGATCTGGAACAAGGCGTACGGGCACCCCACGTACGATGCCAGGCAGAGCACGCGCACCAACGACCTCTACGACCTTGCTAGCATCACCAAAGTGGCCAGCACCACGCTCGCGCTCATGAAGCTGGTGGATGAAGGCCGCGTTGACCTGGACCAGTCCGTCGGGCACTATCTCACCGAGATCGAGGGCGATTCCCCAGGGCATGCGCGCATGAAGCTGCGCGACATCCTCACGCACCAAGCAGGGCTCAAGCCCTTCCTGCCCTTCCAGAACAAGCTCATGAAGGACGGGAGGTTCAAGCCGGGCGTGGCGAGCGACACGGCGAGCGCAACGCATGGAGTGCGCCTGGCCGAAGGGCTGTACATCCGCAATGCATACCGCGACAGTCTCCTGCACTGGGTGCTCGACGCACCGCTCGAGAAGAGGGGTGAGTACGTGTACAGCGACATGGGCTACTACCTTCTGCAAGAGATGATCGAGCGCATCACAGGAACCACGCTCGACCGTTACGTGCAGGAGCAGTTCTATCGGCCATTGGGCGCCACCACGCTCACTTACCGTCCGCACGAACGCTTCGCGAAGGCGCGGATCGCCCCCACGGAGGATGACAAGATCTTCCGCCAGCGCATGGTCTGGGGCGATGTGCACGATCCCGGAGCGGCGATCAAGGGCGGCGTAGCCGGGCACGCGGGCCTTTTCGGCAGTGCCAACGACCTGGCCAAGGTGATGCAGATGCTCGCCAACGGCGGCAGCTATGGCGGCAGGCGCTACTTGAGCGAAGCGGTGGTCAGCGAATTCACCAAGTGCCAGTTCTGCGCGCCCAACGGCACCGGCAACCGACGTGGATTGGGATGGGACAAACCCGTGCAGAATGGCAAGGGCGGCCCCACCTGTGAGTGCGTGAGCTATGCCAGCTACGGGCACACCGGCTT
- a CDS encoding ATP-binding protein, whose amino-acid sequence MKARNLRHYVDTAMKDTPVVLLNGARQTGKTTLVKDIAERRKTVYVTLDDHADLDAALNDPAGFIAGLGPYAVIDEVQNAPNIFRAIKASVDRDRRPGRFLLTGSANVLVLPKLGDSLAGRMEIITLYPMAQDELAGRKSGFIDAAFGKRLPVKTPTHHDRTKLARKVFAGGYPEVMGRADSARRNAWFKAYVTGILQRDVRDISNIADLTAMPKLLAQLAMRSSGLMNAADISRSIDAPHSTLRRYLALLEATFLNVPLRPWTANRANRLVKAEKIHLSDSGFAAHLCGVNSAGDLAKSERFGPLLETFVVNELRKMAGWSRTTAEAYHFRNEKAREVDVVLEDSAGRIVGIEVKASASIGHSDLAGMKQLREAAGSKWVRGIVLHSGPGITGFEKDLHAVPMAALWEW is encoded by the coding sequence ATGAAAGCCAGGAACCTCAGGCATTACGTCGATACCGCGATGAAGGACACCCCGGTGGTGCTGCTGAACGGCGCGCGGCAGACGGGAAAGACCACCTTGGTGAAGGACATCGCGGAGCGGAGGAAGACGGTCTACGTGACCCTCGACGACCATGCCGACCTTGATGCCGCGCTGAACGACCCGGCGGGCTTCATCGCGGGCCTCGGCCCCTACGCGGTGATCGACGAGGTGCAGAACGCGCCGAACATCTTCCGCGCCATCAAGGCCTCGGTGGACCGCGACCGGCGGCCTGGGCGCTTCCTGCTGACTGGCAGCGCCAATGTGCTGGTGCTGCCCAAGCTGGGCGACTCGCTGGCCGGCCGCATGGAGATCATCACCCTGTACCCGATGGCGCAGGACGAACTGGCCGGGCGCAAGAGCGGCTTCATCGATGCGGCCTTCGGCAAGCGGTTGCCGGTGAAAACGCCAACGCACCACGACCGCACGAAGCTGGCGCGCAAAGTGTTCGCGGGAGGCTACCCTGAAGTGATGGGCCGCGCCGACAGCGCGCGCCGCAACGCATGGTTCAAGGCCTACGTCACCGGCATCCTGCAGCGCGACGTGCGCGACATCAGCAACATCGCCGATCTCACCGCCATGCCTAAACTGCTGGCGCAGCTGGCCATGCGCAGCAGCGGCCTCATGAACGCAGCGGACATCAGCCGGAGCATCGATGCGCCGCACAGCACCCTGCGCCGCTACCTCGCGCTGCTGGAGGCCACCTTCCTGAACGTGCCCTTGCGCCCATGGACGGCCAACCGGGCCAATCGACTGGTGAAAGCGGAGAAGATCCATCTCTCGGACAGCGGCTTCGCGGCGCACCTCTGCGGGGTCAACTCGGCGGGCGACCTGGCCAAGAGCGAGCGCTTCGGACCATTGCTGGAGACCTTCGTGGTGAATGAGCTGCGCAAGATGGCGGGCTGGAGCAGGACCACCGCTGAAGCCTACCACTTCCGCAACGAGAAGGCACGCGAGGTGGACGTGGTGCTGGAGGACAGCGCGGGCCGCATCGTGGGCATCGAGGTGAAGGCCTCGGCGAGCATCGGGCACAGCGACCTCGCTGGCATGAAGCAATTGCGCGAAGCGGCCGGCAGCAAGTGGGTGCGCGGCATCGTGCTGCACTCGGGGCCGGGAATCACCGGCTTCGAGAAGGACCTGCACGCCGTGCCCATGGCCGCGCTGTGGGAATGGTAG